The genomic segment CCTCCACCCGGTGCGTCTATTACAAAATTTGGTACAGCAAAACCACTGGTATGACCGATTAATGATTCTATGATTTCCATTCCTTTACCTACCGGTGTCCTGAAATGAGAAAGTCCTTGTGATAAATCACATTGATATAGATAATAAGGTCTGACCCGGTTTTCCACCAATTTATGTACCAATCTTTTCATAATCCTCGGACAATCATTCACCCTTGCCAGTAATACAGATTGGTTACCCAACGGAATACCGGCATCGGCTAATTTCCGCAAGGCTTCTTTGGAATCTTTGGTTATTTCTCTTGGATGATTAAAGTGTGTGTTTAGCCAGATTGGATGATGTTTCTTCAACATATCAACCAGCTCCCGGGTTATACGGAAGGGCAGGACTGCCGGCACCCTGCTACCAATTCTAATTACCTCAACATGGGGTATTTTTCTTAATTCTGATAATATCCAGTCCAGATAATCATCAGAGAGCATTAAAGGGTCACCCCCGGATAATAAAACATCTCTAATCTGAGTATTATTCCTGATATATTCGAGTCCGATTTTTATCTCTTCTTTGGTTGGTATGGAATCTACATCCCCGACTCTTCTCTTTCTGGTACAATGCCGGCAATACATAGAACATGTATTGCTCACTAAAAACAGTACTCTATCCGGATAACGATGCGTTATATTGGTAACCGGACTATCTTTGTCTTCATCTAAAGGGTCTGACATTTCACAGCGGGACCTTAATAGCTCCTCACAACGTGGAAATGCCTGCATAAAGATAGGATCATACCGATAATTATCTACATCAATAAGAGAAAGATAGTAAGGTGTAATCGAAAGTGGAAATGTATCAATAACCTTTTTTAATTCTTGCTTTTCTTTATCTTTGAACCTTATACCGGTTAATTTTTCAAATGTATCTATATCATTGATGCTATGTTTCAACTGCCAATGGTAGTCTTTCCATTTTGACTGGTTTTTAAACTTTTTAAACTCACTTTTTTTCTGTTCTTCAGCAATTACGCGGGTATCCATTCAGAACTCCTTCCGGAAATAATTAAATTATGCATATACCTGGTACCTTTAGAGTATTTTAATTTGGGAATAAAGTAGGAATGCAATAGTATTTCCATTTTTTAATATATAAATATTAACATACCTAATATATAGTACAATAATGTTTTTGTCAAGTTATATGGGTACCTGACATCCGCTGTTTGTTAATCTATGTATATTAAACATTGATTATATGCTTTATTACGGCTACTGATTTTGATTATCAACTTTTATGGTAAGAATATAATTATTTTTTATTATTTAGTATTCTAATTACTTTCAAAGTATATTATATAATAATTATTATGTCTTGTAATATAAAAATAACCCGCCTATTGCCGGGAACCTTCCCAAAATTGAGCAAAAGCGGGTTATATATTTACAATCAATCAAATATAATGAACTTAAAAATATTCTTTTAATTACTCACAAACACTAACACTTTCAATCAGAAATTGAAGGTGTCCAGTACTGGTTTCCATAAATGTCGGTTATCCGATAAGTCATCTGGTAATTATTATTAGTTATATATAAATTCTCTATTTCCCACTCTCCTGTAGCCATATAGCTATCCCCCAGGTAATAGGTATCATAATAATCACCATCATATGTATAATAATCGCAGAGAAAATCAATTTCATCTCCGGGAAGAATCTCTAATAATCCTTTGGCAATTGTCTCGGTCTGGGTTTCTTCATCATATTTTATTTGGGCTCCAAGGACTACTCCATAAGGATTTTCATCATCAAATACTATAATAATATCTACCAGCTGATTATTTAAAAATGCCGGCACACGTCCCTTTATAGAATAATTCTCACCTGAATGGTCATCACTCACCATATAATAACTGACAATATTGCCATTGAGAGCAATCCAGGTGCCGTCATAATCCATTATTAAATCTCCATCCTGGTTGTATTCATACACATTATCCAGTCCTAAATCAATAAATCCCTCACCATCATCAATAAAGACATTCATCTCCATATAATTAATCAGTTCCCACTGTTCCTCAGGCAAAGACAAAACCCGCTGGCCATTCTTTTCAGATATAACCAGGTTAGAGGCATCAAATTGATTTTCCTGGTAATAGGCAACAGATGATTTTAACAAATCAATATCAAGCCATCCAAGTATATTTTCAGCTAATCCGATAATATTGCCAACATCTCCTCCGGACACAAATGCATTCAGCAGGGTTTCTATAGCATTAACTCCGGGGGTTCCGCTGGCAGCAGAAGGCTGACTCTGTGCAGCACCTAAAAAACCACCGAGTAATGTTTCAAGCAGGTTTCCGCTGCCACTTGCTACTGCCTGTCCACCTGCAGCCATACTGGCAAAGCTTTTAATGCATTCACTGTATTCTTCATCCATCTGTATTTCATCATAGGTTTCCAGCATATTGCCAACTTTATTGACTCTGCCATACGGGAAAAAGACAGACAAGCCATTTGCATTGGTTATATTGGTTGATGTTCGATTATATTTGATAGAACCACGCAGTGCATCTGCAAGGGCTTTTGATTCTGCTGTATCTAAATTTTCTGCAAAATGAATTAAATCAATCTGATTAATCCGGGAGGAGGCAGCAAATTCTTTGGTTCCGGCGCGGGCATTGGAAACTAAATGATAATTTTCATTAACAATAAGTTCATTCGCAGAAGAGGCAAATTTTGACAGGGTTTCAGGTACGGTGCCTTTTACTTCTGCCAGATCCACCAGGGAAAGAGTAGCCTGGCTTTGAGGAACCTGGGATCGGACTGTTCTCACATAATCATCAATTAGTCTTTTCCCTAATTCAATTGTAGGTATAGATGTATTTTCAGACAGAGCAGTAATCCATCCTGTATAATACCAGCCAATCCCCGGCTCTACCTCTTCTGATGCGATCATATAATCAGCATATGGCTCCAGAACGATAGCCGTTTCCAATGTTGCCATCAAACAAGCATCAAATCCTATTAAATCAAATAAACATCCGCCATCCTTTAAGGCAGTATTAATTTCATCTAATGTCATACTGTCATTTGCATGATACTGGTCATAACCATAACCGCTCAATGATCCTCCACCATGGTCCCACATTATCAGCATATACCGGTCTGCAGGATAATTTGCTGCACTGTACCTGATAAAATCGGAAAGAGTAGATGGATTAACCATGGATTTTCTTCCCAGGTCTTCTTCCAGTATTTCAAGTCCTTCGTTTAATATTCGATAACGCTGGTTTGTTCGGCTGTCTATAACGCTATTCTGCCAGCGTGATGTACCTCCTGTTTCTACAATAATGTTAACATTTTCAGCTATTTCTGCATTCAATATCTCCTGTAAATCTGAGG from the Atribacterota bacterium genome contains:
- the ablA gene encoding lysine 2,3-aminomutase; this encodes MDTRVIAEEQKKSEFKKFKNQSKWKDYHWQLKHSINDIDTFEKLTGIRFKDKEKQELKKVIDTFPLSITPYYLSLIDVDNYRYDPIFMQAFPRCEELLRSRCEMSDPLDEDKDSPVTNITHRYPDRVLFLVSNTCSMYCRHCTRKRRVGDVDSIPTKEEIKIGLEYIRNNTQIRDVLLSGGDPLMLSDDYLDWILSELRKIPHVEVIRIGSRVPAVLPFRITRELVDMLKKHHPIWLNTHFNHPREITKDSKEALRKLADAGIPLGNQSVLLARVNDCPRIMKRLVHKLVENRVRPYYLYQCDLSQGLSHFRTPVGKGMEIIESLIGHTSGFAVPNFVIDAPGGG
- a CDS encoding clostripain-related cysteine peptidase, yielding MERKRPEGRKKRVGSGSADVFKRGSGTGDKTSRRPVGNSKGYSGRTGSTSSGGSSSGSWSSGGKSKAPSGGSKVIGIIIFIIFAIYFLYNNTGTDIGEVNNYVSDTDNTNIQSEFTDGSGVVFSADRGAYPVVTSVSDLARDKRTVLQGNGNDTVTMMIYMCGTDLEARGGMATSDLQEILNAEIAENVNIIVETGGTSRWQNSVIDSRTNQRYRILNEGLEILEEDLGRKSMVNPSTLSDFIRYSAANYPADRYMLIMWDHGGGSLSGYGYDQYHANDSMTLDEINTALKDGGCLFDLIGFDACLMATLETAIVLEPYADYMIASEEVEPGIGWYYTGWITALSENTSIPTIELGKRLIDDYVRTVRSQVPQSQATLSLVDLAEVKGTVPETLSKFASSANELIVNENYHLVSNARAGTKEFAASSRINQIDLIHFAENLDTAESKALADALRGSIKYNRTSTNITNANGLSVFFPYGRVNKVGNMLETYDEIQMDEEYSECIKSFASMAAGGQAVASGSGNLLETLLGGFLGAAQSQPSAASGTPGVNAIETLLNAFVSGGDVGNIIGLAENILGWLDIDLLKSSVAYYQENQFDASNLVISEKNGQRVLSLPEEQWELINYMEMNVFIDDGEGFIDLGLDNVYEYNQDGDLIMDYDGTWIALNGNIVSYYMVSDDHSGENYSIKGRVPAFLNNQLVDIIIVFDDENPYGVVLGAQIKYDEETQTETIAKGLLEILPGDEIDFLCDYYTYDGDYYDTYYLGDSYMATGEWEIENLYITNNNYQMTYRITDIYGNQYWTPSISD